CGGGTGGCGGAACCTCAGCTTCCTTCTCGCTGCGGGATCTTTTTCCCAAGTGGCTCCGCCACGAGGGAAAAAGCCGTCCTCGCGAGAAGGAAGCTGAGAACCCGCGGGTGAGCGGCTTCTCGACGTGGGCTATTCGCTTCGCGAATACAGGCACGGCCTTCGGCCGCCAGGCAGGCTTGCTTCGCCGCCCGAGGCACGGCTTCGCCGTCAGGCACGGCCTTCGGCCGCGAGGCAGGCGTGGCTTCGCCCGCCCACTGCACGGCTTCGCCGCTCACCGCGCGGCTTTGGTTGTGGGGCTGGTCGAGCTTTGGTGGTTCGTCGGGCCGGGGGGTCGGGGGTTTCGGTGTGTGGTGGGGGTTGGTTCGTTCGGGGGGTTGCGGGGGTGTTGTTGCTTCTCGTTCATGTGCGGGTTGTCGTTTTGACACCGGCGGGGCGGGGGGGGCGCTGCGCGAACTGAGGGATACCCCTGGACGGAGCGGTTTCGGTCGGGTATGGCGCCGAGGTGTGCTCGTCGGTGATGGACTGGACCTCGTCACCAAGAGCGTTTCCTCCGCTGCGGCGGCCACGTGAACCGCTCCCACTACAGACCAGAACGAGGTTGACATGGCCGGGCAGACCAGGCTTACGCAGTCCCAGCTCAACCAGCTGTCGCAGCAGCACATCGAGACCAAAGAGTCCGTCAACAGCCAGCAGCAGAACCTGGCCGCCAGCATCAGCGCCCTGCTCGGCGCCAACAAGGGCGACATGATGATGGCCCTGCAGCGGACTCACGAGGCCTGGGACGCGCAGTGCAAGAGCATCACCCAGAACCTGCAGGGCATGGCCGAGGCCGTCAAGCAGGCTTCGCAGATGACCGGGCAGCGCGACGAGGAGTCCGGCCAGGCCGTCGGCAAGATCGAGGTCCCCGGGATGGCCAGCCACCTCGGCTGAGCCCGTACCGGCTGATCCGTCAGTCCTTCTTTCTCTTTCCCAGCACGGCCGATTGACGAGGAGACTTCGATGGCCGACGAAATCCAGTACCAGCACGCGGCGATCCAGCAGGGCATCGACGACATGAAGCGCGTCACCCAGCAGATCCGCTCCCAGGTCGACGGCCTGCGCCAGCAGACCCAGCGTTCGCAGGAGTACTGGGAGTCCAGCTCGGCGGAGAGCTACAACGTCCTCTCCAACGACATCAC
This window of the Saccharopolyspora gloriosae genome carries:
- a CDS encoding WXG100 family type VII secretion target encodes the protein MADEIQYQHAAIQQGIDDMKRVTQQIRSQVDGLRQQTQRSQEYWESSSAESYNVLSNDITKDFENINQMLEQLSMAVGQGQTDMHDMDAKAAKNFQ